The Nitrospira sp. genome includes a region encoding these proteins:
- a CDS encoding ATP-binding cassette domain-containing protein, whose amino-acid sequence MIDVHNITKRYGHHTAIDRVTFSVAKGEVLAFLGPNGAGKTTTMRILTCFIPATEGTARIAGFDCTDQPLEVKRQIGYLPETPPVYQELTVTEYLTFVGQLRGMAGPRLTSALDQSIGRLELGAVRHRLIGNLSRGYRQRVGLAQALLHDPPVLILDEPTVGLDPKQIIEIRELIKSLAGSHSVILSTHILPEATAVCQRVVIINKGRIVAEDTPEQLSARLRQSEKVSLTLKSRPADCETKLQAIPGVLHVLPGQGGGTFLIECELGRDLRDELARVAVMNQWGLLELRTVSMTLEDVFLQLTRHEEHSTETTEATVSMATAEKTYT is encoded by the coding sequence GTGATTGACGTTCACAACATTACAAAACGATACGGCCATCATACGGCCATTGATCGCGTTACATTTTCTGTCGCCAAAGGGGAAGTCCTGGCCTTTCTTGGCCCCAACGGGGCCGGCAAGACCACCACAATGCGGATTCTGACCTGTTTCATACCGGCGACGGAAGGCACGGCACGCATAGCGGGTTTCGACTGTACCGATCAACCCTTGGAGGTGAAGCGGCAGATCGGCTATCTACCGGAAACACCGCCGGTCTACCAGGAACTGACCGTCACGGAATATCTGACCTTCGTCGGACAACTCCGTGGCATGGCAGGACCAAGACTCACCTCGGCGCTCGACCAATCCATCGGGCGGCTTGAGCTGGGTGCTGTGCGACACCGGCTGATTGGGAACCTCTCCCGTGGCTATCGGCAGCGCGTGGGACTGGCACAGGCATTGTTGCATGATCCTCCGGTCCTGATTCTCGATGAGCCAACCGTGGGCCTTGACCCGAAACAGATCATTGAAATTCGGGAACTCATCAAGAGCCTCGCCGGCTCGCATTCCGTGATTCTCAGCACCCATATCCTTCCCGAGGCGACGGCCGTCTGCCAGCGCGTGGTCATCATCAATAAGGGTCGGATCGTCGCGGAAGATACCCCTGAGCAATTGTCGGCGCGTTTACGTCAATCGGAAAAGGTCTCGCTGACGCTGAAGTCCCGCCCTGCGGACTGTGAGACAAAACTGCAGGCCATCCCAGGTGTTCTTCATGTGCTTCCTGGACAGGGAGGAGGCACCTTCCTTATCGAATGTGAGTTGGGCCGTGACCTGCGTGATGAACTCGCACGCGTCGCCGTGATGAACCAATGGGGACTACTCGAACTCCGGACGGTGTCCATGACCTTGGAAGACGTTTTCCTCCAGCTGACACGTCACGAAGAGCACTCCACCGAAACAACAGAGGCCACCGTGAGCATGGCTACCGCGGAAAAGACGTACACATAG